Genomic DNA from Methanobrevibacter wolinii SH:
CATGCTTATAAATTGTGTTTTGATTACTGTATCTAATTTTTTAAGGTTTTTAAAACCATTAGATGAAAATATTTGTTTTGATTTTCTAGAACCAATAATTTTAAATATTTTGTCCAACATAATATAATTTGGGTCGTTTTTATCAAAATTTAAGTTATGCAACATTTTAATCGTCAAATATATATTTGTTGCACTTATTATTTAAATTTATTGGTTTAAACGACCTTTTTTTATTAAATTACTAATTTTACAATTGTATTATTACAAAACAAGAATATACAATAATTAAAAATATAAAAATAAGAAAAATGAGGGCTCAAAAACAAGTCAAAAATTCAGGCCCCTATAAATATTTAAATTTAATTCTTATTTAGCTAATTTTTTATGTAAATAGATTTAAAATTTAATTCTTTTTTAGTTAAATTTTTTTATGTAAAAGACTTTTTTTCTAATTTTTATAATTTTTAATTTTTTCTTATTTAAAATTTAATTATATTTTTTTTAATAATTTAGTTTTTTTAAATCATTTTATCTCTAATTTATAAATAAATTTTATATTTAATTAAAGAATTTTAATAAAACTTAATAAAATTAGAATTTTGCTTTAAATAATATTAAACAAATTATTTATATCAATTTAACAAATATTATATTAATATATTTTTTTTAATTAATTAAATAAGGTGAGCTTTTGATTTTACGTAGTGGAAGATTAAATAAAGAAATGACTGAAGAAGCTGCAGAATTTACTTCATCACTTGAAGCAGATAAAGAAATTTTCTATGCAGATATTAAATGTAATTTTGCACATACTACAATGTTAAAAGAAGAAAATATTATTGATTCTGATATTGCAGATAAAATTCTTGATGCATTACTTAAACTTAAAGAAGAAGGTTATGATGTTTTAGATTTTAACCCTGCTGTAGAAGATATTCATATGGCTATTGAAAATTATGTTACTGACATAGTTGGTCCTGATGCAGGATTTATGCATACTGCAAAATCTAGAAATGATCAAGTTGCAACTGATATTCGTTTAGTTTTACGTGATAAAATATCTGATATTCAAAATGATATTTTAGACTTTATGGATAATTTAGTTGATATGGCAGATAATTATAAAGAATCTGTATTTATTGGTTTTACACATCTTCAACATGCTCAACCAATTACTATTGCTCATCATTTAATGGCTCATGTTCAAGCATTAAAAAGAGATTATCAGAGATTATCTGATACTTATAAAAGAGTTAATCTTAATCCATTAGGTTCTGCAGCAATGACTACTACTAGTTTTCCAATTAATAGAGAACTTACTACTAAACTTTTAGGATTTGATGGATATCTTGAAAATTCAATGGATGGTGTTTCTTCTCGTGATTTTGCAGCAGAAGCAATCTTTGACCTTACATCTCTTTGTACTACCTTATCAAAAATTTGTGAAGAACTAATTCTTTGGAGTACTTATGAATTTGGTGTAATTAAAATGGATGATGCATATTGTTCAACATCATCTATTATGCCTCAAAAGAAAAACCCTGATGTTGCAGAAGTTGCAAGAAGTAAAGCTACTCGTGTTAATGGTGAGTTAATTACTGTTTTAACCATGCTTAAAGCATTACCATATACATATAATAGAGATTTACAAGAAATAACTCCTCATTTATGGAGAAGTTTTAAAGAATCTAAAGCAGTTTTAAGTATAGTATCTAAAATGCTTTTATCTGTAAGTTTCAATGAAGATAGATGTCTTGAACTTGCTGGTAAAAACTTTGCTACAGCTACTGATTTAGCAGATATTATGGTTAGAGAAAGAAAAATACCATTTAGAACAGCACATAAAATTGTTGGACGTGTTGTTAATGAAGCAACTAGTCAAGGTTTAGAAGCAACTGATGTTACAAGTAAGTTTGTTGATGATGTTGCAGAGGAACTTGGTTTTGATAAATTAAATCTTGATGAAAAATTAGTTAATAATGCTCTTAATCCATTAGAAAATGTTAAAATGAGAAAAGTTCCAGGTGGTCCATCACCAGAAATGGTTACTCTTGCTATGAATCATATTAAAGAGTTTATTAAAGAAGAAAGAGGAGAATAATTTCTTTTTTTATTTTTTTATTTTTTGGTTTTTTGTAGTCTTTTTTGTGGTTTTTATATTCTTTTTATTTATTAAATACCTAATTTTCTTAATTTTTCATCAATTTCCTCATCACTTAATTCTTCTTCATCATCATTATTTTTATTATTTTTTCTAAGTGCTTCTTTATATAGGATTTCTTCTTTATTTTCATTCCAATTTTTAACAATATCTGCTTCCATTTCATCGTCAGCTTCAATTATTGGTCCAGTATAATCACAGTTATAACATACCCATCGTGACCATACTTGAGGAATAATCCATTCTACATTACGTGATCCACATCTAGGACATATTTTCTTTTTCATAGTTTATCCTTTATTTTTTATTAAAAGCCTTATAGGGGAATTGAACCCCTATCATTTGTTTACGAGACAAATGTTTTTCCATTAAAACTAATAAGGCACAATATATTACTTTTTTATTTTTTATATTATAAAATTTTTATTTATTTATAAAGCTTTTATAATATCATTAAATACTTGTTAACAATTGTTATATTTCTAATGCTTTATAAAATTTTATATTTTTAATTATATATGTTTAAAATTTTTTATTATTTAAAAATTCTTGAAAACTTTAAATAAATTTTATTAATTCTAATTTCAAATATTAAAATATTTGAATTTTTATAAAAAATAGAATAAATAGATAATTTTTATATTTTCTTTAGACTTTTTATATTAATAAATATCATTTATTTTAAAAATAACAGATTTGAACTTAAATTTTAAATAAATATTTTCACAGTTAAAAAAATTATAATTGAGTTTTTATATTTTATTTAGTTCTATAAAAACTCCATATTAAATCTAAAGCTTCTCCAACTTCTAAAGCACCAGCTCTAGTTTCTCTTAAAATTCTTTGTATTGAGTATTTTTTCATATGTGGAAATTTTTTATGTACTTCATATAAAAGAGGACATCCAAATCCTTTTATAGATTTTATAGGATAATCTTTCATAATATGTTTACCTTCTAATTTACCACAAGATAATGATGCAGGTAGATTTAAACGTTGAACTAATTTATTATTATAATAGTTATCAGTAATACATTGACTACCTGTTGATAACATATCACCAAATATTACTAAAGGAATATTATGTTCAATACTATATTGGAATATTCTTTTTTCAATTGTTCCAGAACATCTACCACAAGGATGGAATCTACCTGTAAATGATTCTTCAATTAAATTTGTATAATCGATTGGAATATATTCATGATCTGCAGGTAATACTCTACATAAATTATCAATATTATATTTAAATTGTTTTGGTAATACAATTGTTCCAGGATCTATTGTAATTGCTATAGGATTAAATCCAAGATATTTAGCAAAAACAAGTGAAAAACTACTATCAACACCACCTGAAAGTGCTACGACTGCTTTGTGTTCTATAGTATTATCATTAAATGTTTCTTTATAATTTTCTTCAAGATAATTTTTTAAATTAAATGTGTATATATTATCAAGTTTATATTTCATAGTGTTTTTAAGATTTATAAGTGGTGTATATGCAAAATAACTTTCATCTTTATTATCAAGGATTGAATTTAATTTTTTATATGAAAGTTTTAATCTGTATTCTTTTTGTATAAAATCAGTATAACTTTCAACATGTATACTATCATATCCAAGATCTTCACGTAAACGACCAACAACCCATCCACCTTTTCCAATTATTGCAGATTTATCTGGTCTATCATCAGTTATTATCCATAATTCATTAGTTTTATCACAATAGTTAAGTTCTTTAATATTAATTTCCATATCTTCATGGCCAATTTCTTTTCTTATTCTTTTTATATTTTTAATAAGATCTTCTTTATTTACCATATTATACCTTTCATGATTTGAGTATTGTTTAATTAAATTAATATTCTTAATAATCTAATTTATAAATTTTATATATTTCTTTTATTTTATATAATTTAAACTCTTTATATGTTATTTTTTTACTTATTTATTGATTTTTTTGTATGGTTTTTTTTGGGTTTTTATTTTTTTAATTTTTTTTAATTTTTTACTTATTTATTGATTTTTTTGTATGGTTTTTTGGTTTTTTATTTTTTTAATTTTTGGTTTATTTATTAAATTTTTGTATAGTTTTCGGATTTTTTTAATTAAATTTTTATTTAATGTTTTTATTAAAAATAAGCAATTTTATATATTTTAAACTTGATTTAAAGATTTTTTTAAATTTAATTTTGTTTATTTTTTTCCATATTTATTCTTATTTTGTATAATTATTTTAGTGGATTTTATTTTTTTATGGTAAATTTTTAAAAAAAACTTAAGTTTATATATAATGTAAAGATATAAATATTATTAAATATATTATACTTTAAAAAATAAAAAGAGAATGATTATAAAAATAATGTTTATTTTTAAAAATGGTCGGTTAAAATGGCAAAATTCTTAGGAATATTAGGTGATGATGAAAATAGAAAAGTAGATCGTTTCAATCCTAATTTCATTGATGATAATATAAAGATTGGTGTAAATTATAAACGATTTTCAAAAGAACCTGTTATAGGTAAAAATGCTCTTATTAGATCTAATTCTGTTATCTATAATGATGTTGTTATTGGGGATGATTTTAGAACAGGACATAATGTTTTAATTAGAGAAAACACAACAATTGGTGACGATGTACTTATTGGTACTAATACTGTTATTGAGGGAAATTGTATATTAGGAAATAATATCAGTATTCAGTCTAATGTTTATATACCATCTAATAGTATAATAGAAGATAATGTATTTATTGGGCCATGCACTTGTTTTACTAATGATAGATATCCTGTTAGAGTTGATTATGAACTTAAAGGACCTCAAATTAGGAGAGGTGCTTCTGTTGGGGGTAATTCTACCTTTTTATCAAACTTAGAAATTGGTGAAGGAGCTATTGTAGCTGCAGGAGCAGTTGTTACAAGAAGTGTTCCTCCTTATTACTTAGCTATTGGTACTCCTGCTAAAATTAAACCACTTCCAGCTTCATTAAGAGTTCCAAATATGATTTAATTTTTTTATAGTTTTTAATATAAAATTTTATTTTTTATATTTTTTTTTATAAGTTTATTATTTGGTTTTTTTTTAATTTTTATATTTTTTTTTATAAGTTTATTATTTGGTTTTTTTTTTAATTTTTATATTTTTTTTTTATAAGTTTATTATTTGGTTTTTTTTAATTTTTATATTTTTTTTTTATAAGTTTATTATTTGTTTTTTTTTATTTTTATAACTTATATTGATATTCTTTATTTTCACTAATTCTTAGTTTATATTGTTTTTATAATATAATCTAATCATTATAATTTTTATTCAGTTTTTAAAATCCGTTTTAAAACTAACTATATCATTATTAATTATATGGTAAACTTTTAAATAATATAAGAAATAATATTATTATTAACTT
This window encodes:
- the argH gene encoding argininosuccinate lyase — encoded protein: MILRSGRLNKEMTEEAAEFTSSLEADKEIFYADIKCNFAHTTMLKEENIIDSDIADKILDALLKLKEEGYDVLDFNPAVEDIHMAIENYVTDIVGPDAGFMHTAKSRNDQVATDIRLVLRDKISDIQNDILDFMDNLVDMADNYKESVFIGFTHLQHAQPITIAHHLMAHVQALKRDYQRLSDTYKRVNLNPLGSAAMTTTSFPINRELTTKLLGFDGYLENSMDGVSSRDFAAEAIFDLTSLCTTLSKICEELILWSTYEFGVIKMDDAYCSTSSIMPQKKNPDVAEVARSKATRVNGELITVLTMLKALPYTYNRDLQEITPHLWRSFKESKAVLSIVSKMLLSVSFNEDRCLELAGKNFATATDLADIMVRERKIPFRTAHKIVGRVVNEATSQGLEATDVTSKFVDDVAEELGFDKLNLDEKLVNNALNPLENVKMRKVPGGPSPEMVTLAMNHIKEFIKEERGE
- a CDS encoding ATPase; the encoded protein is MVNKEDLIKNIKRIRKEIGHEDMEINIKELNYCDKTNELWIITDDRPDKSAIIGKGGWVVGRLREDLGYDSIHVESYTDFIQKEYRLKLSYKKLNSILDNKDESYFAYTPLINLKNTMKYKLDNIYTFNLKNYLEENYKETFNDNTIEHKAVVALSGGVDSSFSLVFAKYLGFNPIAITIDPGTIVLPKQFKYNIDNLCRVLPADHEYIPIDYTNLIEESFTGRFHPCGRCSGTIEKRIFQYSIEHNIPLVIFGDMLSTGSQCITDNYYNNKLVQRLNLPASLSCGKLEGKHIMKDYPIKSIKGFGCPLLYEVHKKFPHMKKYSIQRILRETRAGALEVGEALDLIWSFYRTK
- a CDS encoding acyltransferase, with translation MAKFLGILGDDENRKVDRFNPNFIDDNIKIGVNYKRFSKEPVIGKNALIRSNSVIYNDVVIGDDFRTGHNVLIRENTTIGDDVLIGTNTVIEGNCILGNNISIQSNVYIPSNSIIEDNVFIGPCTCFTNDRYPVRVDYELKGPQIRRGASVGGNSTFLSNLEIGEGAIVAAGAVVTRSVPPYYLAIGTPAKIKPLPASLRVPNMI